The following proteins are encoded in a genomic region of Plasmodium coatneyi strain Hackeri chromosome 6, complete sequence:
- a CDS encoding SICA antigen, translated as MQDVVLIDEDTVKVKPTHHEEATGGVEPASPGESGAESQDGATLGGRGGGSDGSIPVTPVAAARTNKIDLPTPYLPLIPSVTGILVMSYLLWKYFGMLDKRRKRYRRAPQIRGPSLEQQIVDHVDQPGPREYYIVKERKPRSTPIEKRKKRAVGRRGAVRRRMIIDIHLEVLDECQKGDTKLVQEDFFEILVQEFMGSEFMKEESVLKEQVPLIDVPKEQVPSSDSGFRERRLCSGGGCS; from the exons ATGCAAGATGTAGTACTTATCGATG AGGATACTGTTAAGGTTAAGCCTACTCATCATGAGGAAGCAACGGGAGGTGTTGAACCCGCTTCTCCTGGTGAGAGTGGTGCTGAAAGTCAAGATGGTGCTACTCTTGGTGGTAGAGGAGGTGGTAGTGATGGGTCAATTCCAGTAACACCTGTTGCTGCCGCACGCACTAACAAGATTGACCTCCccaccccataccttcctttaattcctTCGGTGACTGGTATCCTTGTTATGAGTtacctcctttggaag tactttggaatgcttgataagagaagaaaacgttacagaagggCTCCTCAGATACGTggtccctccttagaacagcagattgttgaccatgtggaccaacctggtccacgtgaatattacattgtgaaggaacgcaaacctcgttctacacCTAtagagaagaggaaaaaacgtgctGTCGGTCGTCGTGGTGctgtacgtcgccgcatgattattgatattcatttagaagtcttagacgaatgtcaaaagggggacacgAAACTGGTtcaggaagacttttttgaaattttagttcaagaatttatgggaagcgaatttatGAAAGAGGAAAGTGTTCTAAAGGAACAAGTTCCTCTCatagatgttcctaaggaacaggttccaagttcagattccgggtttagggaacgAAGACTTTGTTCTGGAGGAGGATGTTCCTGA
- a CDS encoding KIR protein, translating into MNALPSYQVYGAFDLNWETYTTKPLVAVEVNKVLKALSAYHDKYKCTDKIASAWYYASQQEKSEQLKGEWCDFLYFWIGKTVYEKLEDKTQFGRAMRDIYGKLGTLSPDEKCGRVEHSNSKSIFDRRKAVFDYWNNHGTIEDYVKGTKGGCGGKYAKYLDGVITHYEEIYKFCSRESHDAYCIQIDKILNSDKHPNKLKSQCGGYSSMLPSEGVYSLFNAPLGCEVLYEGQNKEQGIVKKLEQILKKYKDIPEGFANEILQNFCYACWMNEKNKSSDDDNTPCYFLFFWIGHKIWDKLKTDGTFGTVMNDIYKELKTFQWEEGQHQRDCINIYPDIMEYKCKAFKNFFDYEYNIKALKSKPNCNGHVIDPSHKVGDWSAQQGYTLSCGACGTTTNEYCKKFREEYIDTQKCNSQPKELPEQLTCPRAVKPATAAKPVAAKPAVTGTCELGPPCPNPNQAGSSGSFGDAHGHSGGEGKGGSDGGGSHRKEGGDHADSDGAVVPAVSGGLAAVGLPTILAFLFYKYKPFFLRKHNHSGNGSRSGSRRKKRSTFRHELNTLTDDDDNTSTETYSRTNLTETATEYSVPYIR; encoded by the exons ATGAATGCATTACCTTCATATCAAGTGTATGGAGCTTTCGACCTGAACTGGGAAACATACACCACTAAACCTCTTGTCGCTGTGGAAGTGAATAAAGTATTGAAAGCATTGAGTGCCTATCAtgataaatataaatgtacgGATAAGATTGCAAGTGCCTGGTATTATGCATCACAACAGGAGAAAAGTGAACAACTCAAGGGTGAATGGTGTGATTTCCTGTATTTTTGGATAGGGAAAACAGTATATGAGAAATTAGAAGATAAAACACAATTCGGAAGAGCTATGAGAGATATATACGGAAAATTGGGAACGTTATCCCCCGATGAGAAATGTGGCAGAGTAGAGCACAGCAACAGTAAATCCATTTTCGACCGGAGAAAAGCAGTATTCGACTACTGGAACAACCATGGAACTATAGAAGATTACGTAAAGGGTACCAAAGGCGGctgtgggggaaaatatgcCAAGTATTTGGACGGAGTTATTACGCACtatgaagaaatatataaattctgTTCTCGGGAGAGCCATGATGCGTACTGTATACAAATTGACAAAATACTTAATAGTGACAAACAtccaaataaattaaaatcgCAATGT GGTGGATATTCAAGCATGTTGCCTTCAGAAGGAGTATATTCTCTATTCAACGCACCACTAGGGTGCGAAGTACTTTATGAAGGACAAAATAAGGAGCAGGGAATAGTGAAGAAACTGGAGCAAATATTGAAGAAGTACAAGGACATTCCTGAGGGTTTTGCCAATGAAATTCTACAGAACTTCTGTTACGCATGTTggatgaatgaaaaaaataagtcgTCCGATGATGATAATACaccttgttattttttgttcttctggaTTGGTCATAAAATATGGGACAAATTGAAGACAGATGGAACTTTTGGGACGGTCATGAACGACATTTACAAAGAATTGAAGACATTCCAATGGGAAGAGGGTCAGCACCAAAGGGACTGcattaatatataccctGATATTATGGAATATAAATGCAaagcttttaaaaatttttttgactATGAATATAACATTAAAGCTTTAAAGAGTAAACCGAATTGTAATGGACATGTCATTGATCCAAGCCACAAGGTAGGTGATTGGAGTGCTCAGCAAGGATATACATTGTCATGTGGTGCCTGTGGGACTACTACGAATgaatattgtaaaaaatttagggaAGAATATATAGACACTCAGAAGTGCAACTCACAACCGAAGGAACTACCAGAACAACTAACATGCCCCAGAGCAGTCAAACCTGCTACAGCAGCAAAACCTGTTGCTGCCAAACCTGCAGTCACTGGGACCTGCGAGCTAGGTCCCCCCTGTCCAAACCCAAatcaagctggtagtagtggcAGTTTTGGTGATGCTCATGGACACagtggtggagaaggaaaaggagggagtgacggtggtggtagtcacagaaaagaaggtggCGACCACGCTGATTCTGATGGTGCCGTGGTACCTGCTGTAtctggtggacttgctgcagtaggattaccaacaattcttgctttccttttttacaagtataaacctttcttcttgaGGAAGCATAATcactctggaaatggaagcaggagcggaagcagaagaaagaaaagatcaACATTCAGACATGAATTAAATACCTTGACAGACGACGACGACAACACTTCTACAGAAACATATTCAAGAACCAACCTAACAGAAACtgcaacagaatattctgttccatatattagataa
- a CDS encoding KIR protein yields the protein MNNTLQYKIYCVKLCAHMNSNRNNGDNDNTIYLLHKIGKQCSVDKLPSQKIYAALGKNGKHTCTNSSSWTTEVGSILKGKLRHSWDDEEVYAKEITKSWCNVSTVLREKPSCSAICNFFYYWLGGTLCDRLNTWSSFKTIMQQIYSKLEDSDVQCTYISMQDTVDTEIFKQRKQLFDYYYDYRTILKELKICTTTECSCKGKYDDYLKDVEDAHKQVEANCGKGIDYYCNTFWNKLKDSKIPKPPNLQNGITNGEDITENEEDGADVLSCLTQLSSAIPELTEPTPALHSSSPQEGGSVAPAAVSAAGGLAAIGFPAVMFVLYKYNFLPNLFRKKLRGRSTRKRSSERNLDILMEDSTTGGSTIDASEKSSTLDDSTTVYSSAPYTTTTSRRASSAEHQGGQRNNIGYQNM from the exons atgaacaacacaTTACAGTACAAAATTTATTGTGTAAagttatgtgcacatatgaacAGTAACCGGAACAATGGTGACAACGATAATACAATTTATTTGCTCCATAAAATAGGT AAACAGTGTAGTGTGgataaattaccttcacaaaaaatatatgcagcattaggaaaaaatggcaaacatacatgtacaaatAGCAGTTCATGGACAACAGAAGTAGGGAGTATTTTGAAAGGTAAATTAAGGCACTCCTGGGACGATGAGGAAGTATATGCCAAAGAAATTACGAAAAGCTGGTGTAATGTATCAACAGTGCTTAGGGAGAAACCATCCTGTTCAGCAATTTGTAACTTCTTTTACTACTGGTTAGGAGGTACATTATGTGATCGCTTGAATACATGGAGTTCATTTAAGACTATTATGCAACAAATCTACAGTAAATTGGAAGACTCCGACGTCCAATGTACTTACATATCTATGCAAGATACTGTTGACACGGAAATCTTCAAGCAAAGGAAACAGTTATTTGATTATTATTACGATTATAGAACTATATTGAAAGAGTTGAAGATTTGCACAACCACTGAGTGTTCCTGTAAAGGGAAATATGATGACTACCTAAAGGATGTTGAAGACGCTCATAAGCAGGTAGAAGCAAACTGTGGGAAGGGTATCGATTATTACTGTAACACATTTTGGAACAAGTTGAAGGATAGTAAAATCCCAAAGCCACcaaatttgcaaaatggaataacGAATGGGGAGGACATTACAGAGAACGAGGAGGACGGAGCAGATGTGCTTAGTTGCTTAACACAGCTATCTTCAGCAATTCCTGAATTAACAGAACCAACGCCAGCACTTCATTCATCATCACCACAGGAGGGTGGTAGTGTCgcccctgctgctgtgtctgctGCTGGTGGACTTGCCGCAATAGGATTTCCTGCAGTAATGTTcgttttatataag taTAATTTTCTACCTAATTTATTCCGCAAGAAACTtagaggaagaagcacaagAAAAAGATCATCAGAACGGAACTTAGACATCCTAATGGAAGATTCTACAACGGGCGGCTCCACGATCGACGCATCGGAAAAGAGTTCCACACTGGACGATTCTACAACAGTATATTCTTCTGCTCCATACACTACTACCACATCTAGAAGAGCAAGTAGTGCAGAACATCAAGGGGgacaaagaaataatataggttatcaaaatATGTAA
- a CDS encoding KIR protein: MSGRGGDSLRLPSQKIYHRIGQKVAWCQRSGIPKYGQTLKNTIYGAVDVLGIKPGNTLAEEIARGWCSAHIMWQDGQKQSLDYDPWDFFYYWLGDKVKGNLLAGQDFADIMGKIYEKLRRDEKEVKYINKYPDISKDIFERAKKLFDYQYNYSALSGKLDASSDYCNGEFSKYMKGAQDAYGKLVSMCVTNNEGSSYCTKFKAKFQESKISEPTDLICRTVGELKTTVLEATLNPDGGDHGPKGDVGPAEIPGVGGIAGAGTPAAAAASAAGKAGKDAVEASSPQSLSTTIIPPAVVLTALPAVGFFLYKVSTYIITNTYYIYVTIE; encoded by the exons ATGAGTGGAAGG gGTGGCGATTCACTTCGATTACCTTCACAGAAAATATACCATAGAATAGGGCAGAAGGTAGCATGGTGCCAAAGATCAGGCATACCGAAATACGGACAAACTCTGAAGAACACGATATATGGGGCAGTAGATGTACTAGGAATAAAACCTGGTAACACATTGGCAGAGGAAATTGCAAGAGGATGGTgcagtgcacatataatgtgGCAAGACGGGCAAAAGCAATCACTCGACTATGACCCCTGggatttcttctattattggttaggggacaAAGTAAAGGGTAATTTACTTGCAGGTCAAGATTTTGCAGATataatggggaaaatttaCGAGAAGTTACGCAGGGACGAAAAGGAAGTTAAGTACATTAATAAATACCCTGATATCAGTAAAGACATTTTCGAACGGGCAAAAAAACTGTTCGATTACCAGTATAACTACAGTGCTTTAAGTGGAAAATTGGACGCTAGTTCAGATTACTGTAATGGGGAATTCAGCAAATACATGAAGGGAGCTCAAGATGCATATGGAAAATTAGTAAGTATGTGTGTTACTAACAATGAGGGAAGTTCctattgtacaaaatttaagGCAAAGTTTCAAGAGAGCAAAATTTCAGAACCAACCGACTTGATATGTAGAACAGTAGGGGAACTAAAAACTACAGTACTTGAAGCAACCTTAAATCCAGATGGAGGTGATCATGGACCAAAAGGTGATGTAGGTCCTGCAGAAATTCCAGGTGTAGGTGGTATTGCTGGTGCTGGTACTCCAGCGGCAGCTGCTGCTTCTGCAGCAGGAAAGGCTGGAAAAGATGCTGTAGAAGCAAGTTCACCACAATCCCTTTCCACCACCATTATTCCTCCTGCTGTTGTATTAACAGCTCTTCCAGCAGTTGGatttttcctatataaagtaagtactTACATAATTACtaatacatattatatatatgtaacaatagaataa
- a CDS encoding KIR protein yields the protein MVPLHEEEEENPLEKLPFRQKYNEFDDMNNGCGDHGEKGNKEKIKGNIEGTLEVYGITGDEYADYFADAWCYACNTEEKDKSSYYNFCHFLWYWIGKKVKEKLTKGRTLQEVMTPIYTKLQQSGSPCNNNCSNIYLYMSETIFNQRKEVFDYSYNYSTLQSSSERKNAFLCSKDCTEYVQKVKSAYEKVTTTCADAEGDPWCEEFTQEYKNYFDQKGNPKLQCTSTCTPAPAVGVAPGVGVAPGVGVAPGVGVAPGVGVAPGVGVAPGVGVAPGVGVAPGVGVAPGVGVAPGVGIAPGVGSGGGAVIPASVSGALAAVGLSTLAFLFYKYKSHLFFLKGNNSSSGGSRRKRSIRRELNSPFSGEDDDDTLTTINSSEYSIPYTSSSSSRR from the exons ATGGTACCGCTACATGAG gaggaggaggaaaatccTTTAGAGAAGTTACCTTTCAGACagaaatataatgaatttGACGATATGAACAATGGCTGTGGGGACCACggagaaaagggaaataaggaaaaaataaaaggaaatatagAAGGAACATTAGAAGTGTACGGGATTACTGGGGATGAATATGCGGATTACTTCGCAGATGCTTGGTGTTATGCGTGCAACACGGAAGAGAAGGACAAATCATCTTACTATAACTTTTGTCATTTCTTATGGTATTGGATAggtaaaaaagtgaaggaaaaattaactaAGGGTCGCACACTTCAGGAAGTCATGACTCCAATTTACACGAAATTGCAGCAGTCCGGGTCACCATGTAATAATAACTGCAGTAACATATATCTCTATATGAGTGAAACCATTTTCAACCAACGGAAAGAAGTATTTGATTATTCCTACAATTATAGTACTTTACAGAGTAGCagtgaaaggaagaatgcatTCTTATGTAGTAAAGACTGTACCGAGTATGTACAGAAAGTTAAATCAGCATATGAAAAGGTAACTACAACTTGTGCGGATGCCGAAGGTGATCCATGGTGTGAAGAATTTACTCAAGAATATAAGAACTACTTTGATCAAAAGGGAAACCCGAAGTTGCAATGCACTTCTACGTGCACTCCAGCACCTGCAGTAGGGGTTGCTCCAGGGGTAGGGGTTGCTCCAGGGGTAGGGGTTGCTCCAGGGGTAGGGGTGGCACCTGGAGTAGGTGTTGCTCCAGGGGTTGGTGTTGCACCAGGAGTAGGTGTTGCACCAGGAGTAGGTGTTGCACCTGGAGTAGGTGTTGCACCTGGAGTAGGGGTTGCTCCAGGAGTGGGTATTGCTCCTGGGGTAGGTTCTGGTGGTGGTGCCGTTATTCCTGCGTCTGTGTCAGgtgcattagctgcagtaggaTTATCCACacttgcttttcttttttataagtataaatcacacctcttcttccttaagggaaataactcctcttctggaggaagcagaaggaaaaggtccATTAGGAGAGAATTGAACTCACCTTTTTCAGGCGAAGACGAcgacgacacattaacaacaataaattcgtccgaatattcaaTTCCATAtacctcatcatcatcatctagaAGGTGA
- a CDS encoding Variable surface protein Vir7-like protein, which translates to MAKPGGTGFLHSANLDTLDSKKLFYKTLEGSTAVQGVYCPRVHDTDNRTENKLNSCSEIRDKAKQIAEGLCFASYKKKEAQASATHTQAYPATGGVAGLPPPPLIPSGTDGESDAESADSAELDKLFNKSLCHFLYFWLGKEVWNKIGEGRGTKFLQIMKHIYEALQLFDVPNNCELLYDDTTTPNNLTKELFGYRKTVFDFTFDYKGIKDKLTKIGNNSCDSGYYDHLTNAETAFREVLTDCMDKNKESVYCKEFRGTFDVSNKQNPLKLEHAQETASENTTIYNNVKLYLKFAPTAASAAAAMAAAIPSALATLALPSAAFFLYKVIYGLLPSWFGNHTFGNSNSGGRNRRSARSNFDTLTDKEEEQEQEQVIIQGSHNNNKSKDHKANHNRGKGSKEKI; encoded by the exons ATGGCAAAACCAGGAGGGACAGGATTCCTACAT AGCGCGAACCTAGATACGTTGGATTCGAAGAAACTCTTCTATAAGACCCTCGAAGGGAGCACCGCAGTGCAGGGCGTTTACTGCCCACGTGTTCATGATACGGATAACAGAACAGAGAACAAATTGAATTCATGCTCTGAAATTAGAGATAAAGCTAAACAGATCGCAGAGGGCTTGTGCTTTGCATCttacaagaaaaaagaagcacaAGCATCAGCAACCCACACGCAGGCATACCCTGCTACGGGGGGAGTGGCCGGGCTCCCGCCCCCACCCCTCATACCAAGCGGAACAGACGGCGAATCGGACGCTGAATCGGCCGACTCGGCCGAATTGGACAAACTGTTCAATAAATCCCTTTGTCATTTTCTCTACTTCTGGCTTGGTAAAGAGGTGTGGAATAAAATAGGGGAGGGTAGAGGTactaaatttttacaaattatGAAACACATTTATGAAGCACTGCAATTATTCGATGTTCCGAACAATTGTGAACTTTTATACGACgacaccaccacccctaacaacttgACCAAGGAACTATTTGGTTATCGAAAAACGGTGTTTGATTTCACCTTCGattataaaggaataaaggacAAACTAACCAAAATTGGCAACAACTCCTGTGATAGTGGTTATTATGATCACCTCACAAATGCAGAAACAGCATTTAGGGAGGTGCTTACTGATTGTATGgacaaaaacaaagaaagtgTCTATTGCAAAGAGTTTAGGGGTACATTTGATGTGAGCAATAAACAAAACCCATTAAAATTAGAACATGCGCAGGAAACTGCATCAGAAAATACTACAATCTATAATAACGTTAAATTATATTTGAAATTCGCACCTACCGCAGCAAGTGCTGCAGCAGCAATGGCCGCTGCCATACCTTCCGCACTAGCTACATTAGCATTACCATCGGCtgcattcttcttatataaggtaata tACGGTCtcttaccttcttggtttggtaatcaCACTTTTGGAAATAGCAACAgcggaggaagaaacagaagatCGGCAAGATCTAACTTTGATACACTAACGGACA aggaagaggaacaagaacaggaacaagtAATAATACAAGGCAgccacaacaacaacaaaagcAAAGACCACAAAGCCAACCACAACAGAGGCAAAGgcagcaaagaaaaaatataa